In Sphingobacterium zeae, one genomic interval encodes:
- a CDS encoding proline dehydrogenase family protein — protein MIENSEPKTLSFDNTEIAFKSKSDKDLERAYWLFKIIANNFLTKVGPSMTNFALNIGLPIQGIIRKTIFKHFCGGETIEGCENAINELGENGVGTILDYSVEGEETESAFDACCNEVLRTVVAASKNKYIPFSVFKPTGLGRFELFEKVNAKEALTESEQAEYQRMLDRTDRICKACHAAGVKVLVDAEHSWIQDAIDDIAREMMEKYNMEKPIVYNTYQLYRSDKLASLKADFEYAKVRGFHMGAKIVRGAYMEIERARAAQKGYSDPIQPNKEASDRDYNEAIEFILDHLDNFGLMAGTHNEDSSMLLAKEIDRRGIDRSIDRIYFAQLLGMSDNLSFNLAAHGYNVAKYMPYGPVKAVMPYLFRRAQENTSVAGATGRELGLLIKEKQRRKASR, from the coding sequence ATGATTGAGAATTCTGAACCCAAGACATTATCCTTTGATAATACAGAGATTGCTTTTAAAAGTAAAAGCGATAAGGATTTGGAAAGAGCGTATTGGTTATTCAAAATAATAGCGAATAACTTCTTGACAAAAGTAGGTCCATCCATGACCAACTTTGCACTGAACATCGGATTACCTATCCAGGGTATCATCCGTAAAACAATCTTCAAGCATTTTTGTGGCGGAGAGACCATCGAAGGTTGCGAAAATGCGATTAACGAATTGGGAGAGAATGGTGTAGGAACAATATTGGATTATTCCGTTGAAGGAGAAGAAACTGAAAGTGCATTTGACGCTTGCTGCAACGAGGTATTGCGCACCGTAGTCGCGGCCAGTAAAAACAAATACATTCCATTTTCAGTATTTAAACCAACTGGATTAGGCCGATTTGAACTGTTTGAAAAAGTCAATGCAAAGGAAGCCTTGACAGAAAGTGAACAGGCAGAATACCAACGTATGTTGGATCGTACCGATCGCATCTGTAAAGCTTGTCATGCAGCTGGTGTAAAAGTTTTAGTAGATGCTGAACATTCATGGATCCAAGATGCAATTGACGATATCGCTCGTGAAATGATGGAAAAATACAATATGGAAAAACCAATTGTATATAATACTTATCAATTGTACCGTAGTGATAAGTTGGCATCTTTGAAAGCTGACTTTGAATACGCCAAAGTTAGAGGATTTCACATGGGTGCTAAGATCGTTCGTGGTGCCTATATGGAGATCGAACGTGCTCGCGCTGCGCAAAAAGGTTATTCCGATCCCATCCAGCCAAATAAAGAAGCTTCCGATAGAGATTATAATGAAGCTATTGAATTTATCTTGGACCATCTGGACAACTTTGGACTAATGGCGGGTACACACAATGAGGACAGTAGCATGCTACTTGCAAAGGAAATTGACAGACGCGGTATCGACAGATCAATCGACCGTATTTACTTTGCACAATTATTGGGTATGTCTGATAACCTGAGCTTCAATTTAGCTGCACACGGCTACAATGTTGCCAAATACATGCCTTACGGACCGGTGAAAGCAGTGATGCCATACCTTTTCCGTAGAGCACAGGAAAATACTTCAGTCGCAGGAGCGACAGGTCGGGAGCTCGGGCTTTTGATCAAAGAAAAACAAAGAAGAAAAGCTAGTCGATAA
- a CDS encoding AMP-dependent synthetase/ligase, which translates to MEEKLRLFDLARQQMGKYPNLDMFAHKVDGKWNYIKTADFLEQVDNLSKGLIELGVKPSEKVGLIAGSSIEWHLIDFAIQQIGAVVVAIYPNITDTDYQYIFNDAEIRVCIVSNKSLYDRLMNLTDSIYTLNYIFCIADQEDTRSWKELNDIGSDSSLEKLAALRDQVKPENLATLIYTSGTTGKPKGVMLSHNNIFSNVLGAAEITPCKAYDRGLTFLPPCHAYERMVLYTYMYLGFTIYIAESFDKIGDNLKEVKPHIMTVVPRILEKVYEKIMKTGHDLTGFKRKVFDWAVSVAEEYDPNPEKRSLSYNLKLKLAKKLVLNKWYEALGGELLTVASGSASLHGKLTRAFLAAGIPLYEGYGMTEASPLISVNHYIKGIRIGTVGLPVRFVEIKLAEDGEILVKGPNVMMGYYKNKAETDKTIIDGWLHTGDIGKWEDEKFLKIIDRKKEMFKISGGKYVIPQPIETKLVESKFIEQAMVIGDGMKFASAFIVPNYAHLLDWARTDAPELASMTKDDFLTDPAIVKKVNQEVRRANQHFGNWEQIKKPIILTDEFTIENGELTPTLKMKRKVILEHHQEAFNNLYQMEIDE; encoded by the coding sequence ATGGAAGAAAAACTTAGATTATTTGATCTTGCACGTCAACAGATGGGCAAATACCCCAATCTTGATATGTTTGCGCACAAAGTGGACGGCAAGTGGAATTATATCAAAACAGCAGATTTTCTTGAACAAGTAGACAATCTCTCCAAAGGGCTGATTGAACTTGGCGTGAAACCCAGCGAGAAAGTTGGTCTCATTGCCGGCAGCAGTATAGAATGGCATTTGATTGACTTTGCAATCCAGCAAATTGGTGCAGTAGTGGTGGCCATATATCCCAATATTACAGATACAGACTATCAATATATCTTTAATGATGCCGAAATAAGAGTGTGTATCGTCAGCAACAAAAGCCTATATGACCGTCTGATGAATCTAACCGACTCAATCTATACACTGAATTATATTTTTTGTATCGCAGATCAGGAAGACACACGTAGCTGGAAAGAACTTAATGATATAGGTTCCGATAGCTCCCTGGAAAAACTAGCAGCGCTACGTGACCAGGTTAAACCTGAAAATCTTGCTACCCTGATTTACACTTCCGGAACCACCGGAAAACCAAAAGGCGTAATGTTGTCGCACAATAATATCTTTTCCAATGTACTCGGCGCAGCAGAAATTACCCCTTGTAAAGCTTATGACCGCGGACTGACCTTCCTCCCTCCTTGTCACGCCTACGAGCGTATGGTTTTATATACCTATATGTATCTTGGCTTTACGATCTATATCGCAGAATCTTTTGACAAGATTGGTGATAATCTGAAGGAAGTAAAACCTCATATCATGACCGTTGTCCCACGTATTCTTGAAAAAGTCTATGAGAAAATTATGAAAACAGGTCATGATCTCACTGGTTTCAAACGCAAAGTATTTGATTGGGCTGTTTCAGTTGCAGAAGAATATGATCCAAATCCTGAGAAAAGAAGTCTATCCTATAATCTCAAACTAAAGCTAGCCAAGAAACTTGTCCTTAACAAATGGTATGAAGCATTGGGAGGCGAATTACTTACCGTTGCCTCTGGATCAGCTTCTCTTCATGGTAAACTAACACGCGCTTTCTTAGCCGCAGGAATTCCACTATATGAGGGTTACGGCATGACCGAAGCCTCTCCACTCATTTCGGTCAATCACTACATCAAAGGAATACGTATTGGCACTGTTGGACTTCCCGTGCGTTTTGTCGAAATAAAACTAGCTGAAGACGGCGAAATATTAGTAAAAGGCCCTAATGTCATGATGGGATACTATAAGAACAAGGCCGAAACGGATAAAACGATCATTGATGGATGGCTGCATACCGGAGATATTGGAAAGTGGGAAGACGAGAAATTCTTGAAAATCATTGACCGAAAAAAAGAAATGTTTAAAATTTCAGGTGGAAAATATGTCATTCCTCAGCCAATAGAAACCAAGCTTGTTGAATCTAAATTTATTGAACAGGCAATGGTAATCGGTGACGGGATGAAGTTTGCGTCTGCCTTTATTGTACCAAACTATGCCCATTTATTGGATTGGGCCAGAACAGATGCTCCTGAACTTGCAAGCATGACAAAAGATGATTTTCTGACTGACCCTGCCATTGTAAAAAAAGTCAATCAGGAGGTACGTCGTGCAAACCAACACTTTGGTAACTGGGAGCAGATTAAGAAACCAATTATTTTAACCGATGAATTTACTATTGAAAATGGAGAGTTAACACCAACCTTAAAAATGAAACGGAAGGTCATTCTCGAACATCATCAAGAGGCGTTCAATAACCTCTATCAGATGGAAATAGACGAGTAG